AAGAAGgagaaatattttatcaaaaggtAAGTGGACATTACTCTTCAATATGTTTGTTAATgattaaatattgatttatatgATAAATTTCTACCAGGTAGAATCaatgctaaaaaaaaaccaatttcaaaTGAAAACGCATTGATGATAAGTGTTTGATAAGATAATGGGGATCTGATATGTTATAGAAATAAAaacccattttaatataaaccAGGTCTGTTGCACATCTTTAATGCACCTGTAGTTAATCAACATGATTTGTCTGTACATGACCAAGTATTTGTAAATAATTGGATTCTCTTTaaaggcaaaggtaatatctttggtaagcttgcttgttagctgaaccgtggaGTCATttttaggtaaggtatactaccctcctgtCTAGGTAGCCTAgttctacagacagatagattggttatctgtcgacTAGTCTACCCTAAAAGGAGGATAGTTTACCTAAACTAATagtgacttcacggttcagctagcaagcaagatAATCCAAGGATACTacatttgcctacacactcaatgcaatcggctgtaattaAGATCATAACTAAGTGTTCTATTTGAGGAGTATCATAATGTATACAATATGATTGATTAATataaagtgaagaaaaaaaatcatatttttcagGGGAAAATCATTCCGTACTGCTTTTAAGCATATTCATGACATAGCAGCTTTTCTGCCAGACGCAGTTAGACTTGGTTTAAGTGCAACAGTATCTCTTCAAGAAGAGAAAGATATAGTGAAAGCCTTAGGTATGAAAACTCCATGTAAAGTCAAAGAAAGTCCTGACAGAACCAATATTTATCTTGAAAAAAATCTGAAGGGTTCATCAAAtgatgttttttaaatgtttgaaaatatatataagccTCTCTGTGATGATTTAtgtgttaagaaaaaaaaaattcctgttaCACTTGTATATATTCCTATTCAATACATGGGCAGTGCAATTGCGTATTGtagatttatttttagaaattctaATTTACACAACTGTTTGTATGGTGCTTTGTGTAGTGGACAAGACGAAAAAGTCAAAGCCactattttaacagatttaggtAAAAAGGTTCCAAGAATCAGATTAGTATTTTGTACATCTGTCATTGGTATGGGTTTCAACTCCCCATCTATTGATTGTGTCATTCATACAAAGCCTCCCAGAAATTTATCTGATTTTGTTCAAGAAATAGGACGTGCTGGTAGGGATGGCAGACCAGCTAGGtcaatattattttattgtaaaagGGACATATCAAATAATGTACCagaaattaaaaatgatattgtgcaatactgtaaTGATGATACATGTTTACGTTCCTGTATGTTAAGTCAGTTTGGTTTTGAGAAAGGAGACATGATTGATCATGAATGTTGTATGTACTGTAAGGAGAGTTGCACATGTATTGAATGTGAGATTTTAAGAATTGAATTGTAAAGGAGTagcttcaatataaaaaaaaagaagatgtggtttgattgccaatgagacaactctccacaataaaccaaatgacacagacattaacaactataggtcactgtacggccttcaacaatgagcaaagcccataccgcctgTTGGTCCAtactttttcaacaatttttgctgaaatttcaAAATCTGATGTGATGTAGATTTTGTTCTCTCTATCAAGCAGAAAGAAAACAAcagcaaaacaaatttaaataatatttttactgGTTGCGTTTAACAGTCAAATTCTTGCATAGATTTATAACAACAATTATGCAATCTTTaacattcaaattcaaatttttttattaaatagttCATGGCATAGACCAgtaacattattttatatatattttaggcAAAAAAAGGTATATTTGCTACATTGTAGaatgaaatgaaactcatcttcTATCAcctttaaatcattaaaaaatatgatttctttCATTTCTTATAGTACTGACTTATTTAAACAACCCAAAGTATAGGAATTAATTTCTTAAGATACAATTGAAAAACTACATTTTATACCACATTATGTGACATACTTATAGAATATTTTACACTTTGCAGAACAGTCttataaaaaaaaggttaattcTTGCTTAGCTTAATCAACAAGACACTGTCTTATTAAAGATAAATTTGAGCTGTCTAAATTCAACAACTACTGATTATCCCAATAATAATTCGAAATAAGATTATGTAACAATCATTTTATATATGTTGCCCAACTCGTACATTTTGAACAATTAAACACAAGTTCAGTTAGTTCTTAACAACACCTTTAATATACAGTTGTCatccacaaaaaaaatattggaaaattaCACTTATATTGAAGTGGAAATTCACCTCATTCACATTTCTGGTTGTTCTCTTGTGAATCAATAACTATTCACAGCAGTCCAAATCAACTTTTTCTATCATAGGAAAAATGTTAAATCCACATATCTCACACCTATACATTCGTATGCTACTAACTAACATCAAGTATCAAACACACTTATCACTGTAAATTTATTGAAACATAGGGATAAAGTAGTTCTCTCCATACTGAACTCCTCTACCTTGttctgtaaaatatatatgtacattaagCAATTTACTATTATAATTTGATAATACACCTAAAGAATATTTTATTCCCAAAACATCAATTGTTTGACTGTCATAAACCAGTGAATTAATAGGTCATACAATTCAACCCTTCCCAAATGTAACATTTATGTTTTCTTTGTAATGACAGATAAACCTCATTTTTCTGTGCAAATTGACAATGTATTTTCCTGTAAACCATCTTTTGTTGCAGATATCAAAAATATATCACTAGCATACCTCAACAAAAATGCTGTTATATCTTGAAACTGTAAAGCCCAATTGCCATAACCAAAAAGCTCAATTTTCAAAAGTTTCCCCATAGAATGAAATTAATTCGGCATTTGTTTAGATCATTGAATATAATACAGGTTTTAACATTGCTATACAcagatttttaaaaagtttatagatttccCATTGATGCCCTTTTTGGGGCATTTCATATATTCTTTAAATCATTGTCACACACTTCACTAAGAAGTGACATACAATTCTTTTTAAAGAAGAGAGATAATCAATTTGCCTTCACCACcacccaaaaaaaataaaatagtaagccaataaataaaactactttgaaaataattttaacattaaatttaccAATTCCAAAACTTCTGTTATAAGAAAGACTCTTACCCAAATTGTTCcttttgttgttaaattttaacattttgaattcataattttaaaagaatgatAATAAAAAGAGTAAACCCCcatccttcttcttcttcttttattCTTCGCATGTTTACATTGTTAGCTATATACATGGTCTAAAACTAcctaaaactttttaaaatatagatgaaaaattacataaaaataattcacaatgttataaaaactagaaattgaaattatttgtatCACACTCACACC
This genomic window from Mytilus edulis unplaced genomic scaffold, xbMytEdul2.2 SCAFFOLD_958, whole genome shotgun sequence contains:
- the LOC139509456 gene encoding ATP-dependent DNA helicase RecQ-like, with the protein product MGSAIAYCRFIFRNSNLHNCLYGALCSGQDEKVKATILTDLGKKVPRIRLVFCTSVIGMGFNSPSIDCVIHTKPPRNLSDFVQEIGRAGRDGRPARSILFYCKRDISNNVPEIKNDIVQYCNDDTCLRSCMLSQFGFEKGDMIDHECCMYCKESCTCIECEILRIEL